From a region of the Panicum virgatum strain AP13 chromosome 2K, P.virgatum_v5, whole genome shotgun sequence genome:
- the LOC120695254 gene encoding uncharacterized protein LOC120695254: MNANNVPAQALRTIPPSWPFACWGLDSVGPLKAAQGGFTHIFVAIDKFTKWIEVKPVTTTIATKEAKFIEEITHRFGVPNWIITDLGTSFTGSEFWDFCQESCIEVYYASMAHRRCNGQVEHANGLILQGLKARIFDPIKKYGSKWIQKLPRVVWGLRTQKSQATSYSRFFMVYGSEVILQTDIAFGAPHTQNYVQPR, translated from the coding sequence ATGAACGCCAACAACGTCCCGGCCCAGGCCCTGCGGACGATTCCTCCATCTTGGCCATTCGCGTGCTGGGGACTCGACTCGGTAGGACCGCTCAAGGCGGCACAAGGAGGCTTCACCCACATATTTgttgccatcgacaagttcaccaagtggattgaAGTTAAACCCGTCACGACTACAATTGCCACCAAGGAGGCCAAGTTCATCGAGGAGATTACACACAGATTTGGAGTACCCAACTGGATCATCACCGACCTGGGCACCTCCTTTACCGGTTCCGAGTTCTGGGACTTTTGCCAAGAAAGCTGCATCGAGGTTTATTATGCCTCCATGGCTCACCGGAGATGCAACGGCCAGGTGGAGCATGCCAACGGCTTGATCCTCCAGGGGCTCAAAGCCAGAATCTTCGACCCGATCAAAAAATACGGCTCCAAATGGATCCAGAAACTACCCAGAGTAGTATGGGGACTACGCACCCAGAAAAGCCAGGCAACCAGTTATTCCCGTTTCTTCATGGTTTACGGTTCTGAGGTTATCCTCCAGACGGATATCGCCTTCGGTGCCCCGCACACCCAAAACTACGTACAACCAAGGTGA